One Thermoanaerobaculia bacterium genomic region harbors:
- a CDS encoding ADP-ribosylglycohydrolase family protein encodes MMTVYPDENSTTLVRAQGCLIGQLAGDALGSLVEFQSPEEIRRSYPEGVRELADGGTWNTIAGQPTDDSEMALLLARMLIERGAYDPNAALQAYQFWLDSDPFDCGMTIATGLRGCPNPDSQANGAMMRISPLGIFGANYPLETVCDWAKQDAALTHPNPVCLQANSLFTMAIAHAIASGCEAGKLYKNIKQWAADLAVDPALMDTIQGAAEAPPADYVQQQGWVLIAFRNALWQLLNAPSFEAGVVDTVMRGGDTDTNAAICGALLGAVYGLDAIPAQWVAQVLNCRPKAGHPGVNRPRPECFWPVDALELIERLIGKQGPLS; translated from the coding sequence ATGATGACGGTGTACCCAGACGAGAACTCCACAACTTTGGTCCGTGCCCAAGGCTGCCTAATTGGCCAGCTTGCCGGAGACGCCCTTGGCAGCCTGGTCGAGTTCCAGTCGCCGGAGGAGATCCGCCGCAGCTACCCGGAAGGCGTGCGGGAACTGGCCGATGGCGGCACATGGAACACCATTGCCGGTCAGCCGACCGATGACTCGGAGATGGCGCTGCTGCTGGCCCGGATGCTGATAGAGCGTGGAGCCTATGATCCCAATGCCGCGCTTCAGGCATATCAATTCTGGCTCGACTCCGATCCCTTTGACTGCGGTATGACCATCGCCACTGGATTGCGAGGATGTCCGAACCCCGACAGTCAGGCCAACGGGGCCATGATGCGGATCAGCCCCTTGGGCATCTTCGGAGCCAACTACCCATTGGAAACTGTGTGCGACTGGGCCAAGCAGGACGCCGCCCTGACGCATCCAAATCCGGTGTGCCTTCAGGCGAACTCGCTTTTTACCATGGCGATTGCCCACGCCATTGCCTCGGGCTGCGAGGCCGGGAAGCTCTACAAGAATATCAAACAGTGGGCTGCCGACCTGGCAGTCGACCCGGCTCTTATGGACACTATCCAAGGAGCCGCCGAAGCTCCACCTGCTGACTACGTCCAGCAACAGGGCTGGGTGTTGATCGCGTTCAGAAATGCCCTGTGGCAACTGCTCAATGCCCCGAGCTTTGAAGCGGGCGTCGTCGATACGGTCATGCGGGGTGGCGACACCGATACAAACGCAGCCATTTGTGGGGCGCTACTTGGCGCGGTGTACGGCCTGGACGCCATACCCGCCCAGTGGGTCGCCCAGGTACTGAACTGCCGCCCCAAGGCTGGACATCCCGGCGTCAACCGCCCGCGACCCGAGTGCTTCTGGCCGGTGGATGCTTTGGAACTGATTGAAAGGCTGATTGGCAAGCAAGGACCGCTTTCATGA
- a CDS encoding AAA family ATPase: MKYPKKHISIRVPWHDSGWDGRVCANPRLNGACLKLKRIGQERNDIAEEAVAGQSLADLPQEKWPCCVAERVAFMSPFEYTRVANHPYKHTSEGSHGHFAPTDLRHPAYSAPAVPFAWMLRESMDELGETYGLDVRSEREPELGFPTQWIQAIENQKALSDCFCDHIKPEESLCFFYAKQVPFVEDAGARRILVGVGRVLHVSLGVEYQYSTKDLKGKLRSMLWERMVQHSIRPDFKDGFLLPYHAALELAADNPDFDPASIAAFSPDDRLLEFSHASQLVTHDAAIASLLSCAESLRKAIGVLPGPWAKCLTWIDQRVGELWTARGPCPGLASALCAFGIDLGTFIARQISDNVGENVDPWPMVDQVLRDPQKHLPKDLAKGIGTTIQTKWSRLPEERRNLLKLISRFEISREQATTIYVQEERKKANIDCSDLSILTNPYLLYETTRLTSTPISVWTVDRGVFPDETIREIHPLPEPTALDAGTDARRVRALSVKTLEDAAIAGNSLMPQDQVVLAIRNLDIKPGCEVDGDLINVAKDQFEETIVETPLADGNPALQLARLAEMGDVIRSAIQKRVKGKRLVVEADWKTLLDSHLDVHGVGSSDELEEKAREEKTAALKELAESRLSVLIGPAGTGKTTLLSVLCSHPQISQGDILLLAPTGKARVRMEQSTSDLNLKGFTVAQFLSPDRYDGSTGRYKLSEKSAEAGARTVIVDEASMLTEEMLAALIQALKGVHRLILIGDPRQLPPIGAGRPFVDVIKHLAPDGIMEKFPRVAPGYAELTIRRRQAGEEREDLQLAEWFSGSPIAPGEDDVFDKVVKSGKSKHVRFVQWDSSDELRENLVSVLVDELGLDGPDDILKFDESLGGKDWNGMRFFNFGSAEQSEGWQILSPVRSGAHGVPDINRLIHKQFRQELIDASRVARWRKYPKPMGPEEIVYGDKVINLANTDPKMPWNRHRKVYPEKDNPYIANGEIGMAVGFFWKKGLPDLRWKLEVEFSSQPNFKYDFTAKDFGEEANPVLELAYALTVHKSQGSEFGTVILVMPNPCRLLSRELLYTALTRQKNRVVILHQGARGDLRKYSSDDRSETARRLTNLFEAPSPIYIDGRFFEENLIHRTARGEMVRSKSEVIIADRLSALKVEYMYEHPLTIGSATKYPDFTIEDIESGRTFYWEHCGMLHVPSYRRRWEEKLNWYKDNGILPHEEGEGENGTLIVTSESARGGISSQDIERVIRTVILDES, translated from the coding sequence ATGAAGTATCCGAAAAAGCACATATCTATTCGCGTGCCTTGGCACGATTCCGGATGGGATGGACGAGTCTGTGCCAATCCACGCCTTAACGGGGCTTGCCTCAAGCTCAAACGGATTGGGCAGGAGAGAAACGATATCGCCGAGGAAGCGGTCGCCGGTCAATCGCTTGCGGACTTGCCTCAAGAAAAATGGCCTTGTTGCGTGGCTGAGCGGGTCGCGTTCATGTCGCCATTCGAATACACGAGGGTCGCCAACCACCCGTACAAGCACACATCCGAGGGGAGTCACGGACACTTCGCTCCTACCGATTTACGCCATCCCGCCTATTCCGCTCCTGCGGTCCCATTCGCTTGGATGTTGCGGGAATCGATGGATGAACTCGGCGAAACATATGGTTTGGATGTGCGGTCGGAGCGGGAGCCGGAATTAGGATTCCCCACACAGTGGATACAAGCCATAGAGAACCAGAAGGCCCTCTCAGATTGCTTTTGTGATCACATCAAACCAGAGGAATCACTCTGTTTTTTTTACGCCAAGCAGGTTCCGTTTGTCGAAGACGCCGGGGCTAGGAGAATCCTGGTCGGCGTAGGTCGGGTTTTGCATGTGTCCCTAGGAGTTGAATACCAATATTCGACCAAGGATCTGAAAGGAAAGCTGCGGTCCATGCTTTGGGAGCGCATGGTGCAGCATTCCATAAGGCCCGATTTCAAAGATGGCTTCTTGTTGCCTTATCATGCGGCACTGGAACTGGCTGCTGACAATCCCGACTTTGACCCTGCGTCTATCGCCGCATTTTCACCAGATGACCGGCTTCTTGAATTTTCACACGCTTCGCAGCTTGTAACCCATGACGCAGCAATCGCTTCTTTGCTGTCCTGCGCGGAATCTCTCAGGAAAGCTATTGGAGTTTTGCCTGGGCCATGGGCAAAGTGCTTGACCTGGATTGACCAACGAGTCGGAGAGCTATGGACGGCCAGAGGGCCGTGCCCAGGGCTCGCGTCGGCGCTTTGCGCTTTTGGCATTGACCTCGGGACGTTTATCGCTCGACAGATTTCTGACAATGTCGGAGAGAATGTCGATCCTTGGCCCATGGTCGACCAAGTTCTCCGAGACCCACAAAAGCACCTGCCTAAAGATCTGGCCAAAGGGATCGGGACGACCATTCAAACGAAATGGAGCCGTCTTCCCGAAGAGCGCCGCAATCTCCTGAAACTGATAAGCCGATTTGAAATCAGCAGAGAACAGGCGACGACTATATATGTCCAGGAGGAACGGAAAAAGGCGAATATCGACTGCTCGGATCTGTCCATATTGACCAATCCCTACTTGCTTTATGAGACGACCAGGCTGACATCGACGCCAATAAGTGTCTGGACCGTTGACCGTGGTGTTTTCCCTGACGAGACCATCCGGGAGATACACCCTTTGCCCGAGCCAACCGCTTTGGACGCAGGAACAGACGCCCGCCGTGTGCGTGCCCTCAGTGTCAAAACCCTGGAGGATGCGGCTATCGCTGGCAATTCTCTGATGCCCCAGGACCAGGTTGTGCTCGCGATTCGGAACCTGGATATCAAGCCAGGGTGCGAAGTCGACGGTGATTTGATCAATGTCGCAAAGGACCAGTTTGAGGAAACCATAGTTGAAACGCCTCTGGCAGATGGTAATCCTGCGTTGCAGCTTGCCCGTTTAGCCGAAATGGGAGATGTGATTCGCTCCGCCATCCAAAAACGTGTCAAAGGCAAACGATTGGTTGTTGAGGCCGATTGGAAGACCCTTCTCGACAGTCATCTTGATGTTCACGGTGTGGGTAGTTCCGATGAACTCGAGGAAAAGGCTCGTGAAGAAAAGACGGCGGCACTTAAGGAACTTGCCGAATCCCGCCTCAGCGTTCTTATCGGACCTGCGGGGACAGGGAAAACCACTCTTCTGTCAGTGCTGTGTTCTCATCCACAGATATCGCAAGGTGACATTCTGCTTCTGGCTCCAACCGGGAAAGCGCGTGTCCGAATGGAGCAATCCACCAGCGACCTCAATTTGAAGGGATTCACTGTTGCTCAGTTCCTCAGCCCCGACCGATATGATGGCTCCACAGGTCGCTACAAGTTATCGGAAAAATCTGCCGAGGCCGGGGCTCGAACAGTCATAGTCGATGAAGCCTCAATGCTGACTGAGGAGATGTTGGCTGCACTTATTCAGGCACTCAAGGGTGTTCATCGTTTGATTCTGATTGGCGATCCCAGACAGCTTCCCCCGATTGGCGCAGGCCGCCCGTTTGTTGATGTAATCAAGCATCTCGCTCCCGACGGGATTATGGAAAAATTTCCACGAGTCGCCCCTGGATACGCAGAGCTCACCATTCGCAGACGACAGGCCGGTGAAGAACGCGAAGATTTGCAGCTCGCTGAATGGTTCAGCGGATCGCCGATTGCTCCGGGTGAGGACGATGTTTTCGACAAAGTCGTCAAATCCGGAAAGAGCAAGCATGTCCGCTTTGTTCAGTGGGATTCCTCGGACGAACTTAGGGAGAATCTGGTTTCCGTTCTCGTTGATGAACTTGGTCTTGATGGCCCGGATGACATTCTGAAGTTTGACGAGTCCTTGGGCGGGAAAGACTGGAATGGGATGCGATTTTTTAACTTCGGTTCAGCCGAACAGTCCGAGGGCTGGCAAATACTTTCACCCGTTCGTTCAGGGGCGCACGGCGTTCCCGACATCAATCGTTTAATTCACAAACAGTTCAGGCAAGAGTTAATCGATGCATCCAGAGTCGCCAGATGGCGGAAATACCCCAAGCCGATGGGACCAGAAGAGATAGTCTATGGCGACAAGGTTATCAACTTGGCGAATACCGATCCTAAAATGCCATGGAACCGCCACCGGAAGGTCTATCCGGAAAAGGACAATCCATACATTGCAAACGGCGAGATCGGGATGGCCGTCGGTTTTTTTTGGAAAAAGGGTCTGCCAGATCTGCGTTGGAAACTCGAGGTTGAATTCTCCTCCCAGCCGAATTTCAAATACGACTTTACGGCTAAGGATTTCGGTGAAGAAGCAAATCCGGTGTTGGAGTTGGCTTATGCGCTCACCGTGCATAAGTCTCAAGGCAGCGAGTTTGGCACCGTTATTCTGGTTATGCCAAATCCGTGTCGCCTGCTTTCCAGGGAGCTGCTCTACACGGCCCTGACTCGGCAGAAGAATCGAGTGGTTATTCTGCATCAAGGAGCCAGAGGCGATCTGCGCAAGTATTCGTCAGACGACAGGTCCGAGACGGCCCGCAGACTGACAAATCTTTTTGAAGCGCCATCTCCGATTTATATTGACGGACGATTCTTCGAAGAAAATCTGATCCACAGAACAGCACGCGGTGAAATGGTTCGGTCAAAGTCTGAAGTGATCATCGCTGACAGACTTTCCGCCTTGAAGGTCGAGTACATGTACGAGCATCCTTTGACCATCGGCAGCGCCACAAAATATCCCGATTTCACTATTGAGGATATCGAATCGGGCAGAACATTTTATTGGGAACACTGCGGCATGCTGCATGTTCCGAGTTATCGTAGGCGCTGGGAAGAGAAGCTCAATTGGTATAAAGATAACGGCATCCTGCCGCATGAAGAAGGAGAGGGTGAAAACGGTACACTGATCGTCACGAGCGAATCAGCGCGTGGAGGGATATCCTCTCAGGACATAGAAAGAGTTATCCGTACAGTCATATTGGACGAATCATGA
- a CDS encoding Swt1 family HEPN domain-containing protein yields the protein MNEKALVHGAVAKHLSDVAGQLAVFLEKVLPPLFDDWWNKAVVNTLSFQQKRRLEQRNITSLGGLDLAGLLRVLDQNWYQISNSLDLTSEARHFVKEMQTVRNHWAHADTEGFPVDDIYRDLDTLQRFAVVIGADDKLIQDLRKTKAALLASETQPQPDPSAETPSAPPERKNDAAEFEPGQIVFAKSNPSSRGAVVAVLAGKPENRFKVFIDGTTQTFYASQLQAEDQREEKENALPCDQFHAYLTALQIKYPGLSTLYSLNAARVDFIPYQFRPVLRFIRSDRPRLLIADGVGVGKTIEAGLILRELQARREIRSVLIVCPRPLVTEKKWLNEMKRFEERFTHLDGATLRYCINEMDLDGVWPDQHQKSIVPYSLFDESLLYGSAPEGKRKRKKGILDLDPPPRFDLVIVDEAHHIRNQDTFSHKAVKFFCDHAEAVVFLTATPIQLGSNDLFVLLNTLRPDLIIDQESFSHMAEPNPSINQAVSAMRSQTPEWQNLAMEALDQAASTPWGQAILRHNPDFGRVRSELLRGGVTHEERIKMISDTEGMHTFAGIINRTRRRDIGNFTVRKPETVVVPFTPAQQNLHDELLRIQAEIFSQIHNGVNVKFMMTTIRRQAASCLFGLSPFLEEILNRHLDELSWEEADDTGVPEDEAIIPIQSQIQNLLKAARTLEAGDPKLEALRNIIRDKQSLPNNKVMLFSSFRHTLSYLFDHLSKDGFRVGLVHGGTPDEDRVSLRARFEKLKEDEDCLDLLLFSEIGCEGLDYQFCDCIVNYDLPWNPMRVEQRIGRIDRNGQKSESVAIVNLITPGTVDADIYERCLVRIGVFNNALGGSEEILGEITREIKNIAENYELSEEERNGKLQQLSDNKIRLIQEQEELEQKQAELFGIRLPQEQMNREIADAASFWLSPASLRRVVTLYLQRVCGKDQEFILGEKPLKTLRLAQESRGHLLRDFQQLPRQNTSAYREWENWLKGGSQHLAITFESDCAMQHPEAAFIMPLHPLVKQAALSFDTKQRVITNLEVVSNEIPIGRYEFAIYQWRFHGIREDLVLKPIASNAMVTEHLGRLLESAADCPGAMPDGLGASVWDDLDAQHYSLWNDARSSHRQKTQELAEYRRESLSTSHRARIALLEEQLSQATNEKIQKMRRSQIAAAEADYARRIQELDIALERADIVAGPVAYGVIHVSGGSANAD from the coding sequence ATGAATGAGAAAGCCTTGGTTCACGGAGCGGTTGCGAAGCATCTTAGCGACGTAGCCGGGCAGCTCGCCGTATTTCTAGAAAAAGTATTACCGCCGCTGTTTGACGACTGGTGGAACAAAGCGGTCGTAAACACCCTGTCGTTTCAGCAAAAAAGACGCTTGGAGCAACGCAACATCACGTCACTGGGTGGCCTTGACCTCGCTGGACTTCTTCGGGTGCTGGACCAGAACTGGTATCAGATTTCCAACAGCCTGGATCTGACCTCCGAAGCCCGTCACTTCGTCAAAGAAATGCAAACGGTCCGTAATCACTGGGCGCATGCGGACACAGAGGGCTTCCCCGTTGACGACATATACAGGGATCTGGACACCCTCCAGCGTTTTGCGGTTGTTATCGGCGCGGATGACAAGTTGATTCAAGATTTACGGAAAACAAAGGCGGCCCTTCTCGCGTCGGAGACCCAGCCGCAACCTGACCCAAGCGCAGAGACACCCTCCGCGCCTCCGGAAAGGAAAAACGATGCGGCCGAATTCGAACCCGGGCAAATCGTCTTCGCCAAATCAAACCCATCAAGCCGTGGCGCTGTGGTCGCCGTGCTGGCTGGAAAGCCTGAGAACCGATTCAAGGTCTTCATAGACGGGACAACCCAGACGTTTTACGCATCGCAATTACAAGCCGAAGACCAGCGTGAGGAAAAGGAAAACGCCTTACCCTGCGACCAATTCCATGCCTATCTCACCGCGCTACAGATAAAGTATCCGGGGCTATCCACCCTCTACTCACTCAACGCCGCTCGTGTCGACTTCATCCCGTATCAGTTCAGACCGGTGTTGCGCTTTATCCGGTCGGATCGTCCACGCTTGCTCATTGCCGACGGCGTTGGTGTAGGTAAAACCATTGAAGCTGGTCTCATCCTGCGCGAGCTCCAAGCGCGGCGTGAGATACGCTCAGTGCTCATTGTCTGCCCGCGCCCGCTGGTGACTGAGAAAAAATGGCTGAACGAGATGAAACGCTTCGAAGAGCGCTTTACCCATCTTGATGGTGCCACCTTGCGGTATTGCATCAACGAGATGGATCTGGATGGTGTCTGGCCGGATCAACACCAGAAAAGCATCGTACCGTACTCCCTATTCGATGAATCGCTTCTGTACGGCTCGGCTCCCGAAGGAAAGAGGAAGCGGAAAAAAGGCATCCTCGACCTTGATCCACCACCCCGCTTCGATCTGGTTATTGTCGATGAGGCTCACCACATCCGAAACCAGGATACATTCAGCCATAAAGCCGTGAAGTTTTTCTGCGATCATGCGGAAGCCGTAGTTTTCTTGACGGCCACCCCGATCCAGCTCGGTAGCAACGATCTCTTTGTTCTCTTAAATACGCTCCGTCCCGATCTCATCATCGACCAGGAGAGTTTCTCGCACATGGCTGAGCCGAACCCGTCTATCAATCAGGCGGTGTCGGCGATGCGGTCTCAAACGCCGGAATGGCAAAACCTGGCGATGGAAGCTCTCGATCAGGCGGCGTCCACGCCCTGGGGCCAGGCCATACTCAGGCACAATCCGGATTTTGGTCGGGTCCGCTCTGAACTCTTGAGGGGCGGGGTAACACACGAGGAACGCATAAAGATGATCTCCGACACGGAGGGGATGCACACCTTCGCCGGTATCATCAACAGAACCCGCCGCCGCGACATTGGGAATTTCACGGTCAGGAAGCCCGAGACGGTCGTCGTGCCATTCACTCCGGCTCAGCAGAATTTGCATGACGAACTTTTGAGAATCCAGGCTGAAATATTCAGCCAGATTCACAATGGGGTCAACGTGAAGTTCATGATGACCACCATCAGGCGACAGGCGGCCAGTTGCCTCTTTGGTCTTTCCCCCTTTCTTGAGGAGATCCTCAATCGCCATCTCGATGAACTGTCCTGGGAAGAAGCGGATGACACCGGCGTCCCCGAGGACGAGGCCATCATTCCCATCCAAAGCCAAATCCAGAATCTGCTGAAGGCGGCTCGTACCCTTGAGGCAGGCGACCCCAAACTCGAAGCTTTACGCAACATCATCCGCGACAAGCAAAGCCTCCCGAACAACAAGGTCATGCTGTTCAGCAGCTTCCGGCATACCCTGAGCTATCTCTTCGACCATCTCAGCAAGGACGGTTTTCGCGTCGGGTTGGTCCATGGGGGAACGCCGGATGAGGATCGGGTGTCCCTTCGCGCCCGTTTTGAGAAGCTGAAGGAGGATGAGGACTGTCTCGACCTGTTGCTGTTTTCCGAAATCGGCTGCGAAGGTCTCGATTATCAGTTCTGCGACTGCATCGTTAACTATGATCTTCCCTGGAATCCCATGCGGGTAGAACAGCGCATCGGCCGTATCGACAGAAATGGGCAGAAGAGCGAGAGCGTCGCCATCGTCAACTTGATCACGCCGGGAACCGTGGATGCGGATATCTACGAGCGGTGCCTGGTGCGCATCGGGGTCTTCAATAATGCCCTCGGAGGGAGCGAGGAAATACTCGGTGAAATCACTCGTGAGATCAAAAACATCGCGGAGAACTACGAGCTGAGTGAGGAGGAGCGCAATGGGAAGCTCCAGCAACTATCCGACAACAAAATCCGGCTCATCCAGGAGCAGGAAGAGCTGGAGCAGAAGCAGGCGGAGCTGTTTGGCATTCGCCTTCCCCAAGAGCAGATGAACCGCGAAATTGCCGACGCGGCGAGTTTCTGGCTATCACCGGCTTCTCTCCGCAGGGTGGTGACCCTTTACCTGCAGCGCGTGTGCGGTAAAGACCAGGAATTTATTCTGGGCGAAAAGCCGCTCAAGACCCTCCGCCTGGCCCAGGAATCCCGTGGCCACCTTTTAAGGGATTTTCAGCAGCTCCCCAGGCAGAACACTTCTGCTTACCGCGAATGGGAAAATTGGCTCAAGGGCGGGAGCCAGCATTTGGCCATCACCTTCGAGTCTGATTGCGCCATGCAGCATCCCGAGGCCGCCTTCATCATGCCCCTCCATCCATTGGTCAAACAGGCGGCCCTGTCATTTGATACCAAACAACGGGTCATAACCAATCTGGAGGTAGTGTCGAACGAGATACCTATTGGGCGCTACGAATTCGCCATTTACCAGTGGCGCTTTCACGGCATCAGGGAGGACTTGGTGCTTAAGCCTATCGCCTCGAACGCCATGGTGACCGAGCATCTTGGTCGCCTTTTGGAGAGTGCGGCGGATTGTCCTGGCGCTATGCCAGACGGCCTTGGCGCTTCAGTTTGGGACGACTTGGACGCCCAGCACTACAGCTTGTGGAACGATGCCAGAAGTAGCCACCGGCAAAAGACCCAGGAACTGGCCGAATACCGGCGGGAGAGCCTATCCACCAGTCACCGAGCGCGGATCGCTCTTCTTGAAGAACAGCTCAGCCAAGCGACCAACGAGAAGATACAAAAAATGCGTCGGTCGCAAATCGCCGCCGCAGAGGCGGACTACGCAAGGCGAATCCAAGAGCTGGACATCGCTTTGGAGAGAGCGGATATCGTCGCCGGTCCGGTCGCGTATGGTGTAATTCATGTTTCCGGGGGAAGCGCCAATGCCGACTGA